A region of Acidobacteriota bacterium DNA encodes the following proteins:
- a CDS encoding BatA and WFA domain-containing protein encodes MPVFSFPVAFFALLAVPVLVAIYFLRNRAKERQVSSLLLWMEVRQRWDGGQRIHKLQTPLLFFLELLAVLLLVMAAAKPLMRTGESARPLMVVLDDSFSMLAGGEESSRQRAISAIQRELRSNRYEPVRFVLAGEAPQLLGEATGNTEQAIRLLENWKCGAASAKLEDAISFAFELGGNRARVLVLSDHAPAQEPTDSRLQWWAFGSSLPNLAFTAATRSARGDEERVLLEVTNLSSQSTSATLSIETIGSENPQSAIRNSQSFSLAANESRRITLTLKNSSSPIKAKLGNDALAVDNEIVLMPEASKIARVDLRLADPKLRELVERAIESSTQTRLTSERPELIITDKPDAQAVEADAWTLHLINETGASSYLGPFVVDRAHPLTEGLSLGGVVWGAASSQIPGTPIITAGNINLLTDIDRNGQHELRLRLRPELSTLQQTPNWPILISNLIAWRASVAPGLRQANVHLGGEARLAVAPEVQTVSVTDPQNKTREFAARDNVVTIKADLAGVYVFKAGQREYAAAANAISREESDLTATGSGRWGNWANATTLQWEYRSAVWLLLLLALAVLAGHGWLIRERNIN; translated from the coding sequence ATGCCTGTTTTTAGCTTTCCAGTTGCCTTCTTTGCTTTGCTGGCAGTGCCGGTGCTGGTTGCCATTTACTTTCTACGCAATCGGGCGAAAGAGCGGCAGGTTTCCAGTTTGCTGTTATGGATGGAGGTGCGGCAACGATGGGATGGCGGCCAACGAATTCATAAACTTCAGACGCCGCTGCTGTTCTTTTTGGAGTTGCTGGCGGTTTTGCTGCTGGTAATGGCCGCCGCCAAACCGTTGATGCGAACGGGGGAATCTGCCCGCCCTTTGATGGTTGTTCTGGATGATTCGTTTTCGATGTTGGCGGGCGGCGAAGAAAGTTCTCGTCAGCGAGCCATTTCGGCAATTCAACGCGAACTGCGTTCGAATCGGTATGAGCCGGTGCGGTTTGTGTTGGCGGGCGAAGCGCCGCAGCTTTTGGGCGAAGCGACGGGAAACACAGAGCAGGCAATTCGACTGCTTGAAAACTGGAAATGCGGAGCGGCTTCGGCAAAATTGGAAGATGCAATTTCCTTTGCGTTTGAGCTTGGCGGCAACCGAGCGCGCGTGCTGGTTCTCAGCGATCACGCTCCGGCTCAGGAACCAACAGACAGCCGTTTGCAATGGTGGGCATTTGGATCGTCGTTGCCGAATCTGGCGTTTACAGCAGCGACCCGTTCAGCGCGCGGTGACGAAGAGCGCGTGCTGTTGGAAGTCACGAATCTTTCCTCTCAATCAACCAGTGCAACCTTATCAATCGAAACTATCGGCAGTGAAAATCCGCAATCCGCAATTCGCAATTCGCAATCCTTCAGTTTGGCGGCAAATGAATCGCGCCGGATCACCCTGACACTGAAAAATAGTTCTTCTCCGATCAAAGCCAAACTCGGCAACGACGCTTTGGCCGTAGATAACGAAATCGTTTTGATGCCGGAAGCCAGCAAGATCGCTCGAGTGGATTTGCGACTGGCTGATCCGAAGTTGCGCGAGTTGGTGGAACGTGCGATTGAATCTTCAACGCAAACTCGGCTGACTTCGGAACGGCCTGAATTGATAATCACGGACAAACCTGACGCGCAGGCAGTTGAAGCAGATGCTTGGACGTTGCATCTGATTAACGAAACTGGCGCAAGCAGCTACCTTGGCCCGTTTGTGGTTGATCGCGCGCACCCACTGACCGAAGGCTTGTCGCTTGGCGGAGTGGTTTGGGGAGCCGCGAGTTCACAAATTCCGGGAACTCCGATCATCACCGCGGGAAATATCAACTTGTTGACGGATATTGATCGAAACGGCCAGCACGAATTGCGATTGCGGCTTCGACCGGAGCTTTCGACATTGCAGCAAACCCCCAACTGGCCAATTCTGATTTCAAACCTGATTGCTTGGCGAGCCAGCGTTGCGCCGGGATTGCGGCAGGCAAACGTCCATCTGGGCGGTGAAGCAAGGCTGGCCGTTGCTCCTGAAGTGCAAACCGTCAGCGTCACTGATCCCCAAAACAAGACGCGCGAATTCGCGGCGCGTGACAACGTTGTGACGATAAAGGCTGATTTAGCAGGCGTTTACGTGTTCAAGGCTGGGCAGAGGGAGTACGCGGCGGCGGCCAACGCTATTTCCCGCGAGGAATCGGATTTGACAGCGACAGGTTCAGGTCGTTGGGGAAATTGGGCGAACGCGACTACGCTGCAATGGGAATATCGCAGCGCGGTCTGGTTGCTGTTGCTTTTGGCGCTCGCGGTATTGGCTGGTCACGGTTGGCTGATCCGGGAGCGAAACATCAACTGA
- a CDS encoding S9 family peptidase, with product MSKRTRLSIALMIVVISYGLPASAQQPTTLLGKDTFMEMESVGNPQISPDGKQIVFTRTWVDKVKDQSRSNLWIVDADGNRVRELTGGARNDSSPVWSPDGKRIAFLSDRDGTNQLHVMWLDTREIAQLTHLTQSPGGIKWSPDGKQIAFTGFVADNDPILSVKMPERPRGAEWAKPAVIVDRLRWRLDGRGPLPKGYTHVFTIDATLGGTPRQITSGKFDHTAFDWAPDGKTIFASGIRKPDAEYLRGDSEIYSVNLATLEIKALTDRSGPDSNPQVSPDGKLIIYTGYDEKQYTNHIASLYLMNSDGSGKKLLVGNLPSSPQNVAWWANSGGIYFTSEEKGKTNTYSFSFSGNSAKSLGADFFFQGFSVSDNGQVAAVRSDQKHPATLVTFPANKISEMKTLVDVNSDVLSGVKLGDAEEMWYTSADGLKIQGWLIKPANFEPGKKYPMVLWIHGGPWSMYSVGWNWSFQNFAANGYAVLYTNPRGSTGYGQDFVNGIQYSYPGKDYDDLMAGVDEALKKGFIDERNLFVCGGSGGGVLTAWIVGHTDRFAAAVSMRPVIDWHSFVGITDGPSWYNQFKKFPWEDPMEFAVRSPLHYVGNVKTPTMVMTGEEDLRTPIGQSEEFYRALKMLKKETLLVRMPDEFHGWRRPSHQLLQQLYLQAWFENHMRKDQAASR from the coding sequence ATGTCAAAACGCACAAGATTGAGCATCGCTTTGATGATTGTCGTGATTTCGTATGGTTTGCCTGCTTCGGCACAGCAACCGACTACCTTGTTGGGCAAGGATACGTTTATGGAGATGGAAAGCGTCGGCAATCCACAGATTTCTCCCGATGGCAAGCAAATCGTTTTCACTCGTACCTGGGTAGACAAGGTCAAGGATCAATCGCGCAGCAATCTTTGGATCGTTGACGCGGATGGCAATCGAGTGCGCGAACTGACCGGCGGCGCGCGCAACGATAGCTCTCCGGTCTGGTCGCCGGACGGAAAACGCATCGCGTTTTTGTCCGACCGCGATGGAACAAACCAGTTGCACGTCATGTGGTTGGACACACGCGAAATCGCGCAACTTACGCATTTGACGCAGTCGCCCGGCGGGATCAAATGGTCGCCGGATGGCAAGCAAATCGCCTTTACGGGATTTGTTGCCGACAACGATCCGATTTTGTCGGTGAAAATGCCCGAACGTCCGCGAGGCGCTGAATGGGCGAAACCGGCGGTCATTGTGGATCGGTTGCGATGGCGTTTAGATGGGCGCGGTCCGTTGCCGAAAGGCTATACCCACGTGTTTACGATTGATGCGACTCTGGGCGGAACGCCCCGGCAAATTACCAGCGGCAAATTTGATCACACGGCGTTTGATTGGGCGCCGGACGGCAAAACGATTTTTGCCAGTGGCATTCGCAAACCCGATGCAGAGTATTTGCGCGGCGACAGCGAAATTTACTCAGTCAATCTGGCCACCCTGGAAATCAAGGCGTTAACTGATCGCTCCGGCCCGGATAGCAATCCACAGGTTTCGCCTGATGGAAAGTTGATCATTTACACCGGCTACGATGAAAAGCAGTACACCAATCACATCGCCAGTCTGTACCTGATGAACAGTGATGGCAGCGGAAAGAAGCTATTGGTCGGGAATTTGCCAAGCTCGCCTCAAAACGTGGCTTGGTGGGCCAACAGCGGAGGCATTTACTTCACTTCAGAAGAAAAAGGGAAGACCAATACCTATTCGTTTTCCTTTTCTGGTAACAGTGCAAAATCGCTCGGAGCCGATTTCTTTTTCCAGGGATTTTCGGTTTCCGATAATGGCCAAGTCGCGGCAGTTCGCTCCGATCAAAAACACCCCGCAACATTGGTTACTTTTCCGGCCAATAAGATCAGTGAAATGAAAACGCTGGTTGACGTGAATTCGGACGTGCTGTCTGGTGTGAAGCTCGGCGATGCCGAAGAGATGTGGTACACCTCCGCCGATGGGTTGAAAATTCAAGGTTGGCTGATCAAACCGGCGAATTTTGAACCCGGCAAAAAGTATCCGATGGTGTTGTGGATTCACGGCGGCCCGTGGTCAATGTATTCGGTTGGTTGGAACTGGTCGTTTCAGAATTTTGCCGCCAATGGATATGCAGTGCTGTACACCAATCCGCGCGGATCAACCGGATACGGACAGGATTTCGTCAACGGCATCCAGTACAGTTATCCCGGCAAGGATTACGACGATTTGATGGCGGGCGTGGACGAAGCCCTAAAGAAAGGTTTCATTGATGAACGCAACCTTTTTGTCTGCGGGGGGAGCGGCGGCGGCGTTTTGACTGCGTGGATCGTCGGTCACACGGACCGGTTTGCAGCGGCGGTTTCCATGCGACCGGTGATTGACTGGCACTCTTTTGTCGGGATTACCGATGGGCCAAGCTGGTACAATCAGTTCAAAAAATTCCCTTGGGAAGACCCGATGGAATTTGCCGTGCGCTCGCCGCTGCATTATGTCGGCAATGTCAAAACGCCAACGATGGTCATGACTGGCGAAGAAGACCTGCGAACTCCCATCGGCCAAAGCGAAGAGTTTTATCGGGCGTTGAAAATGCTCAAGAAAGAAACGCTGCTGGTTCGCATGCCGGATGAATTTCATGGATGGCGGCGACCATCGCATCAATTGTTGCAACAACTGTATCTGCAAGCCTGGTTTGAAAACCACATGCGAAAAGATCAGGCTGCCAGCCGATAA
- a CDS encoding class II aldolase/adducin family protein has product MNPHDQIRLDLACACRVIANENMDDSIAGHVSVRIPGTDELWTNPYPFYFADITPDDCVRVDMKGRVIEGKHNPNPSIDIHPAIYRRRPDVGAIVHTHPPYVTAYSALGREIEAFDQMGAFLFEEQAVYNEFTGTVFSEDGADPIAEALSTKHIGILKNHGLITVGTDIRFALGYTLLAERASRVQAMAIQFGAGESDKLDDEVARQTKAANIEIGHYEDWWQALVRRLRKTDPELFHQSSE; this is encoded by the coding sequence ATGAATCCGCACGACCAAATTCGGCTCGATCTGGCTTGCGCGTGTCGAGTCATTGCCAACGAAAACATGGATGACAGCATTGCCGGTCACGTCAGCGTTCGCATTCCCGGCACAGATGAATTGTGGACGAATCCGTATCCGTTTTACTTCGCCGACATCACGCCGGATGACTGTGTGCGCGTGGATATGAAAGGTCGCGTGATCGAAGGGAAGCACAACCCGAATCCTTCGATTGACATTCATCCGGCAATTTACCGGCGACGACCTGACGTGGGCGCGATTGTTCACACGCATCCGCCCTACGTTACTGCATACAGCGCGCTTGGCCGTGAAATTGAAGCGTTCGACCAAATGGGCGCTTTCTTGTTTGAGGAGCAGGCTGTCTATAACGAATTCACTGGCACAGTTTTTTCCGAAGACGGCGCCGATCCCATTGCCGAAGCTTTAAGCACAAAGCACATCGGCATTTTGAAAAATCATGGATTGATTACCGTCGGCACGGACATTCGTTTCGCGCTTGGGTACACATTGCTGGCGGAACGAGCTTCGCGCGTTCAGGCAATGGCAATCCAGTTTGGCGCGGGCGAATCTGACAAACTGGATGACGAAGTGGCGAGGCAAACGAAAGCCGCCAACATCGAAATCGGCCACTATGAAGATTGGTGGCAAGCCCTGGTCAGGCGATTGCGCAAAACCGACCCGGAGTTGTTTCACCAGTCCAGCGAATGA
- a CDS encoding amidohydrolase yields the protein MASCLALLATANAQQAAKIDELLNSETARLVATYKTLHTMPELSGHEEKTSAMVANELRALGYEVTERVGKYDQPGAVSYGVVALMKNGAGRTVLVRADMDGLPVEEKTGLPYASKVKTKNDSGVEVSVMHACGHDTHVASLLTTAKLLAQLKDQWKGTLMLVAQPAEEIVTGAKAMVNDNLYQRFPKPDYLLGLHAMGGVAGTVGYASGYFMASADSVDITVRGIGGHGSRPEATKDPVVVAAQIVLALQTIVSRENSPLDPAVVTVGSIHGGSKHNIIPDDVHLQLTVRTYKAEVRQNILAAIERIAKGVALTAGIPANLAPIVTVSEANAPATYNDPALTARMGAVLEKSLGRERVFQVPPVMGSEDFGFFGLDNHQIPGFYFYVGVYSPEQMADSQKNGTQLPSNHSSLFAPPNPEPTLRTAVKAMTLLVLDLMKK from the coding sequence ATGGCAAGCTGCCTGGCGTTGTTGGCGACGGCAAACGCACAGCAAGCGGCAAAAATTGACGAACTATTGAATAGCGAAACCGCAAGGCTGGTTGCCACTTACAAAACGCTTCACACTATGCCGGAGCTTTCCGGGCACGAAGAGAAAACCTCGGCGATGGTGGCGAACGAGCTTCGCGCGTTAGGGTATGAAGTGACGGAACGCGTTGGCAAATATGACCAGCCCGGCGCGGTCAGTTACGGTGTGGTCGCACTGATGAAAAACGGGGCTGGCCGGACGGTTCTGGTCCGCGCTGATATGGACGGGTTGCCGGTCGAAGAAAAAACCGGATTGCCATACGCCAGCAAGGTTAAAACCAAAAACGATTCGGGAGTCGAAGTCAGCGTGATGCACGCCTGCGGGCATGACACGCACGTCGCTTCGTTGTTGACGACGGCCAAATTGCTGGCGCAACTGAAAGACCAATGGAAAGGCACGCTGATGTTGGTGGCGCAACCGGCGGAAGAAATCGTCACTGGGGCGAAAGCGATGGTCAATGACAATTTGTATCAGCGCTTTCCGAAACCGGATTACCTGCTCGGTTTGCACGCAATGGGCGGCGTCGCGGGAACCGTCGGTTATGCTTCGGGATATTTTATGGCCAGCGCTGATTCCGTGGACATCACGGTACGCGGCATTGGTGGCCACGGTTCGCGTCCCGAAGCGACCAAAGACCCTGTGGTGGTTGCGGCGCAAATCGTCCTGGCGTTGCAAACCATCGTCAGCCGGGAAAACTCTCCCCTCGATCCGGCGGTCGTGACGGTCGGTTCCATTCACGGTGGATCGAAACACAACATCATTCCGGATGACGTGCATTTGCAATTGACCGTCAGAACCTACAAAGCGGAAGTTCGCCAAAACATTCTGGCAGCGATTGAACGCATTGCCAAAGGCGTCGCCCTGACCGCAGGCATTCCGGCCAACCTTGCGCCAATTGTCACCGTCAGCGAAGCGAATGCTCCGGCGACATACAACGATCCGGCGTTGACGGCGCGAATGGGCGCAGTGCTGGAAAAATCGTTAGGACGAGAGCGCGTTTTTCAGGTTCCCCCAGTGATGGGCAGTGAAGATTTCGGATTTTTTGGCTTGGACAACCATCAGATTCCGGGCTTCTATTTTTACGTCGGCGTGTATTCGCCGGAGCAAATGGCAGATAGCCAGAAAAACGGTACTCAATTGCCCAGCAATCATTCCAGTTTGTTCGCGCCGCCAAACCCTGAACCGACTCTGCGCACGGCGGTGAAAGCGATGACGTTGTTGGTTCTGGATTTGATGAAGAAGTGA
- a CDS encoding NAD(P)-dependent oxidoreductase, which produces MASACGIFRATQNTTKHEEIRRMQVGFIGLGIMGAPQARNLLRAGFELTVATRTPGKAEKFAADNASLGKVKAVQTAAEVAAASEIIITMVTDSPDVVAVCRGEQGIFAKAKPGSIIIDMSTISPEVTRELAEEAKAKNCSWLDAPVSGGEKGAIEGTLTIMVGGEAEALECARPVLEAMGKRITHFGVAGNGQSAKLCNQIMTAVNLLSVCEALTFGAKSGLDLVTLHQALTGGAANSWSLEVLGKKMIERDFKPAFMVKLQQKDLRLVLSAANSNHTPLPAASLAHQMLAAVEAEGRGDDGTQSLVRVFEQLAGLKS; this is translated from the coding sequence ATGGCTTCAGCTTGTGGCATCTTTCGGGCCACTCAAAACACCACCAAACATGAGGAGATTCGACGAATGCAAGTTGGTTTCATTGGGCTGGGCATAATGGGAGCACCACAAGCCCGCAATCTGTTACGCGCCGGATTTGAACTGACCGTTGCTACGCGCACCCCAGGCAAAGCCGAAAAGTTCGCTGCGGATAATGCTTCGCTCGGCAAAGTCAAAGCCGTTCAGACTGCCGCCGAAGTCGCTGCCGCGAGTGAAATCATCATCACCATGGTCACGGATTCGCCCGATGTGGTTGCCGTTTGTCGCGGCGAACAAGGCATTTTCGCCAAGGCGAAACCGGGTTCGATCATCATTGATATGAGCACCATTTCGCCGGAAGTCACGCGGGAACTGGCCGAAGAAGCCAAAGCCAAAAATTGTTCATGGCTCGACGCTCCGGTGTCCGGCGGCGAAAAAGGCGCGATTGAAGGCACGCTGACGATTATGGTGGGCGGCGAAGCCGAAGCGCTCGAATGCGCGCGGCCTGTGCTGGAAGCCATGGGCAAACGCATCACGCATTTCGGCGTGGCGGGCAACGGTCAATCGGCCAAGCTCTGTAACCAGATTATGACGGCGGTCAATTTGTTGTCGGTGTGCGAAGCGTTGACCTTCGGCGCTAAATCCGGGCTTGACCTAGTGACATTGCATCAAGCATTGACCGGCGGTGCGGCGAATTCGTGGTCGCTGGAAGTGCTTGGCAAAAAGATGATCGAGCGCGACTTCAAACCGGCATTCATGGTCAAACTGCAACAGAAAGATTTACGCTTGGTTCTGAGCGCGGCCAATTCCAATCACACGCCGTTGCCAGCAGCATCGCTGGCACATCAAATGCTCGCCGCCGTTGAAGCCGAAGGCCGTGGCGACGACGGCACGCAAAGCCTGGTCAGAGTTTTCGAGCAGCTTGCCGGGTTGAAGTCATGA
- a CDS encoding amino acid permease, which translates to MIEEHESPHPRLVRALKLQDLVLFNVAAVLGLRHLATSAKFGAGALLLWMMAALLFFIPQGLAVVELSSRFPNEGGIYDWTKRALGVGHGFLCGWCYWISNAPYYPSLLLSASVIATFVFGKGDSKLSENWPYVLSVTLLSLWLAVAINIIGVGTGKWLQNIGAMSTYILGVIVILFGVIGVLSGAPANPLNRQTLIPDFSDLGSLNLLASVAFAFAGVELVAAMGDEIENPRRNLPRAVLISAPLIALAYVLGTGAVLWLVPIEQINLVSGFLQAISNGATRLSAELWWIAPACAALYVIGILGGVGAWLVAPARIAFVIGLDRYFPSWFGNIHPRWRTPYAAILVQAGLATAFLLVSVLGRGTKVEEVYLILLDTQLLVYFIPFVYLFITYLIHLNSRGSGETALIPGRSISGWVIGLSGLSVTLFAMLVAMIPPSSSANRWLFFLKVIGGAFAFVAVGGIIFMTSTRQAARKL; encoded by the coding sequence ATGATTGAAGAACACGAATCACCCCATCCGCGTCTTGTTCGTGCGTTGAAATTGCAAGATCTGGTTTTATTCAACGTGGCGGCGGTGCTTGGGCTTAGGCATTTGGCGACTTCGGCAAAATTCGGCGCGGGGGCTTTGCTGTTGTGGATGATGGCGGCGCTGTTGTTTTTCATTCCCCAGGGACTGGCTGTAGTGGAGCTATCGTCGCGCTTTCCCAACGAAGGCGGCATATACGATTGGACGAAACGTGCGCTGGGCGTGGGCCACGGGTTTTTATGCGGATGGTGTTACTGGATCAGCAATGCGCCTTATTACCCTAGTCTGCTCTTGTCGGCGTCGGTCATTGCCACATTTGTGTTTGGAAAAGGTGATAGCAAGTTGAGCGAGAACTGGCCGTATGTGTTGTCCGTGACGCTGTTGTCGTTATGGTTGGCCGTAGCGATCAACATCATCGGAGTGGGAACGGGCAAATGGTTGCAAAACATCGGCGCGATGAGCACGTACATCCTGGGTGTCATCGTCATTTTGTTTGGCGTTATTGGCGTGCTGAGCGGCGCGCCCGCCAATCCATTGAATCGCCAAACGTTGATTCCTGATTTCAGTGACCTTGGTTCGTTGAACCTGTTGGCTTCGGTTGCTTTTGCCTTTGCGGGGGTCGAATTGGTGGCAGCAATGGGCGATGAGATCGAAAATCCTCGGCGCAATCTGCCGCGCGCCGTGCTGATTTCAGCGCCGCTGATTGCGCTGGCATACGTTCTGGGAACCGGCGCAGTGCTGTGGCTGGTTCCGATTGAACAGATCAATCTGGTGTCCGGCTTTCTGCAAGCAATCTCCAACGGCGCAACGCGGTTGTCAGCCGAATTGTGGTGGATCGCCCCTGCGTGCGCGGCGCTTTATGTCATCGGAATCTTAGGTGGCGTGGGCGCCTGGCTGGTTGCGCCCGCGCGCATCGCATTTGTCATCGGTCTGGATCGGTATTTCCCGTCGTGGTTTGGCAACATTCACCCGCGATGGCGAACACCTTACGCCGCGATTCTGGTGCAGGCCGGATTGGCAACGGCGTTTTTGTTGGTGTCGGTATTGGGGCGAGGCACCAAGGTTGAGGAAGTCTATTTGATCCTGCTCGACACACAGTTGCTGGTGTACTTCATCCCGTTTGTCTATTTGTTCATCACGTATTTGATTCATCTCAACAGCAGAGGTTCTGGGGAAACAGCTTTGATTCCAGGAAGGAGCATTTCAGGTTGGGTAATCGGCCTCAGCGGGTTGTCGGTGACGTTGTTTGCCATGCTTGTCGCGATGATTCCGCCATCATCCAGCGCCAACCGTTGGCTGTTCTTTCTCAAGGTCATCGGCGGCGCGTTCGCTTTTGTGGCTGTTGGCGGAATCATTTTCATGACTTCAACCCGGCAAGCTGCTCGAAAACTCTGA
- a CDS encoding CocE/NonD family hydrolase, with translation MRLINYPRFLSFVVVLFLLSFHTGSTATSAKTQSGIKANFTKSEHLIPMRDGKRLFTVVYSPKDTLQPYPILMQRTPYGSGPYGAESYKGTLGPSPLFTNEGYIFMYQDVRGTFMSEGEFEDVRPFNPHKKSNLDIDEASDTFDTIDWLIKSIPNNNGRVGIYGISYPGFYAATALQDPHPALKAASPQAPIADWFLGDDDHHNGAYFLNESFGFITFFGMPRPQPTPNQFKNFDYGTNDGYKFYLELGSLANVNPRYLKGQSKYWNDVIKHGTYDEFWQSRSVLPYLKKVMPAVLTVGGWFDAEDLYGALHVYQAIEKNNPKTNNNLVMGPWSHGGWARGTGESLGNIRFDVKTAEWFRENAELKFFNFYLKDKGEVKLPEAMVFQTGANEWKSYDQWPPKDAQPRSLYLQANGKLSFDAVPKSSAEFDEYVSDPANPVPYSSQTGINRNAGYMIEDQRFLAQRPDVLSYQTDALKQDVTLAGPMVADLFVSTTGTDADFVVKLIDVYPDDAPNNSPLGEKVKMGGFQMLVRGEVMRGKFRNSFSKPEPFTPGKPAEVKFNLQDINHTFKAGHKIMIQVQSSWFPLVDRNPQKFVDIYNAADSDFQKATHRIFHSARLSSHLKVGVLK, from the coding sequence ATGAGACTTATTAACTATCCCCGATTCCTTTCCTTTGTTGTCGTTCTTTTTCTTCTTTCTTTCCACACTGGCTCGACGGCGACTTCAGCAAAAACGCAATCTGGCATAAAAGCCAATTTCACCAAATCAGAACACCTGATTCCGATGCGCGACGGCAAACGGTTGTTCACCGTCGTGTATTCGCCGAAAGACACCTTGCAACCGTACCCGATTTTGATGCAACGCACGCCTTATGGTTCCGGGCCGTACGGCGCTGAATCGTATAAAGGCACGCTGGGTCCTTCGCCACTATTTACCAACGAAGGCTATATTTTCATGTACCAGGACGTGCGCGGCACGTTTATGTCCGAAGGCGAATTTGAAGATGTGCGTCCATTCAATCCCCACAAAAAATCCAACTTGGATATTGACGAAGCCAGCGACACTTTCGACACGATTGACTGGTTGATTAAAAGCATTCCCAATAACAACGGTCGCGTAGGCATTTATGGAATTTCCTATCCGGGTTTTTATGCGGCGACTGCGTTGCAAGATCCGCATCCAGCCTTGAAAGCCGCTTCGCCGCAAGCGCCGATTGCCGACTGGTTTCTGGGTGACGACGATCACCACAACGGCGCGTATTTCCTGAACGAATCCTTTGGCTTCATCACGTTTTTTGGCATGCCGCGCCCCCAGCCGACACCAAATCAATTCAAAAATTTCGATTACGGCACGAACGACGGTTACAAGTTTTATCTGGAACTTGGATCGCTGGCGAACGTCAATCCGCGATACTTGAAAGGCCAGAGCAAATACTGGAACGACGTGATCAAACACGGAACCTACGACGAATTTTGGCAATCGCGCAGCGTGTTGCCGTACCTCAAAAAAGTTATGCCGGCGGTTCTGACTGTCGGAGGCTGGTTCGACGCCGAAGATTTGTACGGCGCGCTGCACGTTTATCAGGCGATTGAAAAGAACAATCCCAAAACAAACAATAATCTGGTGATGGGTCCCTGGTCGCACGGCGGTTGGGCGCGCGGAACAGGGGAATCACTGGGCAACATCCGGTTCGATGTGAAAACCGCCGAATGGTTTCGCGAAAACGCCGAGCTGAAGTTTTTCAACTTTTACCTGAAAGACAAAGGCGAGGTGAAGCTGCCGGAAGCGATGGTGTTTCAGACCGGAGCGAACGAATGGAAATCTTATGACCAATGGCCGCCGAAAGATGCGCAACCGCGCTCGCTGTACCTTCAAGCCAACGGCAAACTGTCTTTTGATGCGGTGCCAAAATCTTCTGCAGAATTTGATGAATACGTTAGCGATCCGGCGAATCCGGTTCCCTACTCCAGTCAAACCGGCATCAATCGCAACGCGGGTTATATGATCGAAGACCAACGTTTCCTGGCTCAACGACCGGACGTGTTGTCATATCAAACCGATGCGTTGAAGCAGGACGTGACACTGGCGGGGCCGATGGTCGCTGATTTGTTTGTTTCAACCACTGGCACGGATGCCGATTTCGTCGTCAAGCTGATTGACGTTTACCCTGACGATGCGCCGAACAATTCTCCGCTGGGCGAAAAGGTCAAAATGGGCGGGTTTCAAATGCTGGTGCGCGGCGAAGTGATGCGCGGTAAATTCCGCAACAGCTTCTCCAAACCCGAACCGTTCACACCCGGCAAACCTGCCGAAGTCAAATTCAATTTGCAGGACATCAACCACACTTTCAAAGCCGGTCACAAAATCATGATTCAGGTGCAAAGCTCATGGTTTCCACTGGTAGATCGCAATCCGCAAAAGTTCGTGGACATTTACAACGCTGCGGATTCCGATTTTCAGAAGGCGACGCACAGGATTTTTCATTCAGCCAGGCTGAGTTCGCATTTGAAAGTCGGTGTGTTGAAGTGA